The following proteins are co-located in the Corynebacterium kalinowskii genome:
- a CDS encoding arginine repressor: MTNPVTRTARQARILEILERYRVSSQVQLSELLLDEGIDITQATLSRDLDELGAKKVRPDGGRAFYAVGLVDGQRIEQPRGPQEKLRRMLDDLLVSVDHTGNIAVLRTPPGAAQYLASFIDRVGMNEVVGTIAGDDTVFVLAREPMSGKELGELFSRRS, translated from the coding sequence ATGACAAACCCGGTTACGCGCACTGCTCGCCAAGCCCGCATCCTCGAGATCCTGGAACGCTACCGCGTCTCCAGTCAGGTGCAGCTTTCCGAGCTCTTGCTCGACGAAGGCATCGACATCACCCAGGCGACCCTGTCTCGCGACCTGGACGAACTCGGCGCCAAGAAGGTACGTCCCGACGGCGGTCGCGCGTTCTACGCCGTTGGGCTTGTCGACGGCCAACGGATCGAACAACCCCGTGGCCCGCAAGAGAAGTTGCGCCGCATGCTGGACGATCTTTTGGTCTCCGTCGATCACACCGGCAACATCGCGGTGCTGCGTACGCCGCCAGGGGCAGCCCAATACCTGGCGAGCTTCATTGACCGTGTAGGAATGAATGAGGTCGTCGGTACGATTGCAGGCGACGATACGGTATTCGTTCTCGCCCGCGAACCCATGTCGGGCAAAGAACTTGGCGAATTGTTCAGCCGCCGCTCATAA
- a CDS encoding VWA domain-containing protein, whose product MMTKAKALVAALLATVLVACGSDIVTPSGKGSGEALSIVAATELKDMEPLIQRASKDLGFEIKMEYPDGTIANSYALKNGNFDGNYDATWFATNKYVELLEAGDKLGASTSIANSPVAFGVHTKTARELGWDKKQPTWAEITDAVKAKKFRFGMTDPGRSNSGFSALVSVATANADTGAALTTADVQKVSGTLVEFFAGQNLTSGSSGWLEDAFLSDPARTEAIITYESVLIQLQKSGRADIQVVVPADGVVTADYPLAALRTPKSPKAAENTDRLAKWLLEHNEEIVKDTLRRPVDPAVALDAQHQKNTLIELPFPARQDVADELVLSYGDNLRAPARTVFVLDKSGSMRGQRIQSLRSILVELVDGTARTSTGPVGLRNREEVTIIGFDGEVARPFETTFNKTDPVSKAQLQSSISNLSAGGQTAVYDALKVAYEQFGSNIPEGQIPSIVLMSDGASNVGMTFDDFKKFHEKLSPEARRIPVFIILYGESNNVEMKALADLTQGKTFDATKGDLAGAFKEIRGYQ is encoded by the coding sequence ATGATGACCAAAGCAAAAGCCCTCGTTGCGGCGCTACTAGCGACAGTGCTTGTGGCGTGTGGGAGTGACATTGTCACGCCTTCCGGCAAGGGGAGTGGCGAGGCACTATCCATCGTCGCGGCTACCGAGCTAAAAGACATGGAGCCACTCATCCAACGCGCCAGCAAGGACCTTGGCTTCGAGATCAAGATGGAATACCCCGATGGCACCATCGCCAACTCCTACGCACTGAAGAACGGCAACTTCGACGGCAACTACGATGCCACCTGGTTTGCCACGAACAAGTACGTGGAGCTCCTGGAGGCGGGAGACAAGCTCGGGGCGTCGACAAGCATTGCCAACTCGCCGGTCGCGTTCGGCGTGCACACCAAGACCGCGCGGGAACTCGGCTGGGACAAGAAGCAACCGACCTGGGCGGAGATCACCGACGCGGTGAAGGCCAAGAAATTCCGCTTCGGCATGACTGACCCCGGCCGCAGTAACTCTGGCTTTTCCGCGCTGGTGTCGGTGGCCACTGCTAATGCTGATACCGGCGCTGCGCTGACCACGGCGGATGTTCAAAAGGTCAGTGGCACGCTGGTCGAGTTCTTTGCGGGCCAGAACCTGACTTCGGGGTCTTCGGGCTGGCTGGAAGATGCGTTTCTGAGCGATCCGGCCCGTACCGAAGCGATCATCACCTATGAATCCGTGCTGATCCAGCTGCAAAAGTCCGGCCGGGCAGATATTCAGGTCGTGGTGCCGGCGGATGGCGTAGTGACGGCAGACTACCCGCTGGCAGCTCTGCGCACGCCAAAGAGCCCAAAGGCAGCTGAAAACACTGATCGCTTGGCCAAGTGGCTGCTGGAACACAACGAAGAGATCGTGAAGGACACGCTGCGCCGTCCGGTAGATCCGGCCGTGGCGCTGGACGCGCAGCACCAGAAGAACACCCTCATTGAGCTGCCGTTTCCGGCACGCCAGGACGTGGCCGATGAGCTTGTGCTGAGCTACGGCGACAACCTCCGCGCGCCTGCTCGCACGGTGTTCGTACTGGACAAATCCGGATCGATGCGGGGCCAGCGTATTCAGAGTCTCCGCTCGATTCTCGTAGAGCTGGTCGATGGCACCGCGCGAACCTCCACTGGTCCGGTGGGGCTGCGGAATCGTGAAGAAGTGACAATCATTGGCTTCGATGGGGAAGTGGCACGCCCGTTCGAAACCACCTTCAATAAGACTGACCCAGTTTCGAAAGCGCAGTTGCAGAGCTCGATTAGTAATCTGAGTGCCGGTGGCCAAACCGCAGTCTACGATGCCCTGAAGGTTGCCTACGAGCAGTTTGGTTCGAACATCCCTGAAGGCCAGATCCCGTCGATCGTTCTGATGTCTGATGGAGCTTCGAATGTGGGCATGACCTTCGATGACTTCAAGAAGTTCCACGAAAAGCTCTCTCCTGAAGCGCGTCGCATCCCGGTGTTCATCATCTTGTACGGTGAGTCGAATAATGTGGAGATGAAGGCCCTCGCTGACCTGACTCAGGGCAAGACTTTCGATGCCACAAAGGGCGACCTCGCTGGCGCGTTCAAGGAGATTCGTGGATACCAGTAA
- a CDS encoding argininosuccinate synthase, whose amino-acid sequence MSNRVVLAYSGGLDTSVAIPYLAKMTGGEVVAVSLDLGQGGEDMESVRQRALDCGAVESIVIDAKDEFANDYCLPTIKANGMYMKQYPLVSAISRPLIVKHLIEAAQEHGGTHVSHGCTGKGNDQVRFEVGFRALDPSLEIIAPARDYAWTRDKAIAFAEEINLPIEQSTKSPFSIDQNVWGRAIETGFLEDLWNPPTKDLYAYTEDPALGNAPDELIISFESGKPVAIDGRPVTVLEAIEELNRRGGAQGVGRLDMVEDRLVGIKSREIYEAPGAMVLIAAHQALEDVTVERELGRYKRLVDARWSEEVYDGLWFGPLKRSLDAFIDSTQEHVTGDIRIVLHAGKITVNGRRSSHSLYDFNLATYDTGDTFDQTAAKGFVQLHGLSTQIANKRDREA is encoded by the coding sequence ATGTCTAATCGCGTAGTTCTCGCGTACTCTGGCGGCCTCGACACCTCTGTCGCCATCCCATACCTTGCCAAGATGACCGGCGGCGAAGTTGTGGCAGTGTCTCTTGACCTCGGCCAGGGCGGCGAGGACATGGAGTCCGTCCGCCAGCGCGCCCTTGACTGCGGCGCTGTCGAATCCATCGTGATCGACGCCAAGGACGAATTCGCCAACGACTACTGCCTGCCAACCATCAAGGCCAACGGCATGTACATGAAGCAGTACCCACTGGTATCTGCTATTTCCCGCCCACTGATCGTCAAGCACCTGATTGAGGCTGCTCAGGAGCACGGTGGCACGCACGTCTCCCACGGTTGCACCGGTAAGGGCAATGACCAGGTCCGCTTCGAGGTCGGTTTCCGCGCCCTGGATCCTTCCCTGGAGATCATCGCACCAGCTCGTGACTACGCTTGGACCCGCGACAAGGCCATCGCTTTCGCCGAGGAAATCAACCTTCCTATCGAGCAGTCCACCAAGTCCCCGTTCTCCATCGACCAGAACGTCTGGGGCCGCGCCATCGAGACCGGCTTCCTCGAGGACCTGTGGAACCCACCAACCAAGGACCTCTACGCCTACACCGAGGATCCAGCTCTGGGCAACGCACCAGATGAACTGATCATCTCCTTCGAGTCCGGCAAGCCAGTCGCCATCGACGGCCGCCCAGTAACCGTCCTCGAAGCCATCGAAGAGCTCAATCGCCGCGGTGGCGCTCAGGGCGTCGGTCGCCTCGACATGGTCGAGGACCGCCTCGTGGGCATCAAGTCTCGCGAGATCTACGAAGCCCCAGGTGCCATGGTTTTGATCGCCGCACACCAGGCTCTGGAAGATGTCACTGTTGAGCGTGAGCTCGGCCGTTACAAGCGTCTCGTCGACGCTCGCTGGTCCGAAGAGGTCTACGACGGCCTCTGGTTCGGCCCGCTGAAGCGCTCCTTGGATGCCTTCATCGACTCCACCCAGGAGCACGTGACCGGCGATATCCGCATCGTGCTGCATGCCGGCAAGATCACTGTCAACGGCCGTCGTTCCAGCCACTCGCTCTACGACTTCAACCTGGCTACCTACGACACCGGCGACACCTTCGACCAGACCGCAGCTAAGGGCTTCGTCCAGCTCCACGGCCTGTCCACGCAGATCGCCAACAAGCGCGACCGCGAGGCTTAA
- the argF gene encoding ornithine carbamoyltransferase, translating into MVRHFLADDDLTPAEQAEVLALAAELKKAPYSRDTFAGPQSVAVLFDKTSTRTRFSFDAGIAQLGGHAIVVDSGSSQMGKGESFQDTGAVLSRFVSAIVWRTYAHTNLTQMAETATVPIVNALSDDLHPCQILADLQTCVENLCPEQGPAGLKGKKAVYLGDGDNNMANSYLLGFATAGMDIAICAPQDFQPQQEFVERAEKRAAETGATVTVTSSLDAVDGADVVITDTWVSMGMENDGLDRRTPFLPYQVNADVMQRAKESAVFLHCLPAYRGNEVTAEVIDGPQSRVFDEAENRLHAQKALLVWLMEHQG; encoded by the coding sequence TACTCTCGCGATACCTTCGCAGGTCCGCAGTCGGTAGCAGTGCTCTTTGACAAGACCTCCACGCGCACCCGATTTTCCTTCGATGCGGGCATCGCACAGTTGGGTGGGCACGCCATCGTCGTCGATTCCGGCAGCTCCCAAATGGGCAAGGGCGAGTCTTTCCAGGACACCGGCGCAGTGTTATCTAGGTTTGTCTCTGCCATCGTGTGGCGCACGTACGCGCACACGAACCTGACCCAGATGGCCGAAACTGCTACGGTGCCGATCGTCAACGCGCTCTCCGATGACCTGCACCCCTGCCAGATCCTGGCGGACCTGCAGACCTGCGTTGAGAATCTCTGCCCGGAGCAGGGTCCTGCCGGTCTGAAGGGCAAGAAGGCAGTCTATCTGGGCGATGGCGACAACAATATGGCTAATTCCTACCTGCTTGGTTTCGCGACCGCGGGTATGGACATTGCCATTTGCGCGCCACAGGATTTTCAGCCTCAGCAGGAGTTCGTCGAGCGTGCTGAAAAGCGCGCAGCGGAGACCGGGGCAACTGTCACCGTGACTTCGTCGTTGGACGCGGTCGACGGCGCAGACGTGGTCATCACCGATACTTGGGTTTCCATGGGCATGGAAAACGATGGCCTTGATCGCCGGACGCCGTTCTTGCCGTACCAGGTAAACGCCGACGTGATGCAGCGTGCGAAGGAGTCTGCGGTATTCTTGCACTGCCTGCCTGCTTATCGTGGCAATGAGGTGACCGCCGAGGTCATTGATGGTCCACAGTCCCGTGTTTTCGACGAAGCCGAAAACCGCCTCCATGCGCAGAAGGCCCTGCTTGTTTGGCTGATGGAACACCAAGGATAA
- the argH gene encoding argininosuccinate lyase, whose amino-acid sequence MSGTNEGALWGGRFAGGPAEAMFALSVSTHFDWVLAPYDVLASKAHARVLHKAGLLSDEDLETMLAGLDQLGAAVASGEFKPLPTDEDVHGAMERGLIDIVGPEVGGRLRAGRSRNDQVATLFRMWVRDAARSVAFQVTELVDALVAQAAAHPAAIMPGKTHSQAAQPVLLAHQLLAHAQPLLRDLQRIQDLDKRLAVSPYGSGALAGSSLALDPEAIAAELGFDSSSDNSIDGTSSRDFASETAFVLAQIAVDMSRLAEEIIYWCTPEYGYVTLSDAWSTGSSIMPQKKNPDVAELTRGKTGRLIGNLAGLMATLKAQPLAYNRDLQEDKEPIVDSFAQLNLLLPAMTGLVSTLTFHEDRMLELAPAGFTLATDLAEWMVRQGVPFREAHEASGACVRLAEARGVGLVDLTDAELASVDPRLTPEVRSVLTVEGAVASRATRGGTAGVRVAEQRERVAAASAQFREWAS is encoded by the coding sequence ATGTCGGGAACTAACGAAGGCGCACTCTGGGGCGGCCGCTTCGCCGGTGGCCCCGCGGAGGCGATGTTCGCGCTGTCCGTCTCCACCCACTTCGACTGGGTGCTCGCACCTTATGACGTGCTGGCTTCCAAGGCCCACGCTCGCGTATTGCATAAAGCTGGGCTGCTGTCGGACGAGGATCTTGAGACGATGCTGGCCGGGTTGGATCAGCTCGGTGCTGCGGTGGCTTCCGGCGAGTTCAAGCCGCTGCCGACCGACGAAGACGTTCACGGCGCCATGGAACGTGGCCTCATCGACATCGTCGGCCCTGAGGTCGGCGGTCGCCTGCGCGCAGGCCGCTCCCGCAATGACCAGGTAGCCACGCTGTTCCGCATGTGGGTGCGCGACGCCGCCCGCTCCGTTGCCTTCCAGGTCACCGAGCTTGTCGACGCCCTCGTTGCCCAGGCCGCTGCCCACCCGGCAGCCATCATGCCGGGCAAGACGCACTCCCAGGCCGCGCAGCCAGTCTTGCTGGCGCACCAGCTGCTGGCACACGCTCAGCCACTGCTACGCGACTTGCAGCGCATCCAGGACCTGGATAAGCGCCTTGCGGTGTCTCCGTACGGCTCGGGTGCTTTGGCTGGTTCTTCGCTGGCTTTGGATCCGGAAGCTATCGCTGCCGAGCTCGGCTTCGACTCATCCAGTGACAACTCCATCGATGGCACGTCCTCCCGCGACTTCGCTTCCGAGACTGCCTTCGTGCTGGCCCAGATCGCTGTGGACATGTCTCGCCTTGCCGAGGAAATCATCTACTGGTGCACCCCGGAATACGGCTACGTCACCCTGTCTGATGCCTGGTCTACGGGATCGTCGATCATGCCACAGAAGAAGAACCCGGACGTGGCAGAGCTGACCCGTGGCAAAACTGGTCGTTTGATCGGCAACCTTGCTGGTCTGATGGCTACGCTGAAGGCGCAGCCACTGGCGTACAACCGCGACCTGCAGGAAGACAAGGAGCCAATCGTTGACTCCTTCGCTCAGTTGAACCTGCTGTTGCCTGCAATGACCGGGCTTGTTTCCACGCTTACCTTCCACGAGGACCGCATGCTGGAGCTGGCACCTGCTGGCTTTACTCTTGCTACCGACCTTGCTGAGTGGATGGTGCGCCAGGGCGTGCCATTCCGCGAAGCACATGAGGCCTCCGGCGCCTGCGTTCGTCTGGCCGAGGCCAGGGGAGTGGGCTTGGTAGATCTGACCGATGCCGAACTAGCCTCGGTGGATCCGCGTCTGACTCCTGAGGTTCGCTCAGTACTCACCGTTGAAGGAGCGGTCGCTTCCCGTGCGACCCGCGGTGGTACCGCCGGCGTGCGCGTGGCGGAGCAACGCGAGCGCGTCGCTGCTGCCTCGGCGCAATTTAGGGAATGGGCTTCCTAA
- a CDS encoding Trm112 family protein has product MPSMSLDPTLLEVLVCPQDKGPLRYLEDEQKLVNERLGIAYRIDDGIPVMLADEAEEYPAK; this is encoded by the coding sequence ATGCCAAGCATGAGTCTCGATCCCACATTGCTGGAAGTGCTGGTTTGCCCACAGGATAAAGGGCCACTGCGATATCTCGAGGACGAGCAAAAGCTCGTGAACGAGCGACTCGGAATTGCCTATCGTATCGACGACGGCATCCCAGTCATGCTTGCAGATGAAGCCGAAGAGTACCCAGCGAAGTAG